The Anolis sagrei isolate rAnoSag1 chromosome 6, rAnoSag1.mat, whole genome shotgun sequence genome includes the window aaagaaaagtggtacactacagatttttttttggcaATTTGAAGGTTGTGGTTTGATTCTTTAGGCAAGCAGGAAATTTCTCTCAGGCTGGTGTTggttcttttcccttctcttcttaagCCAGCCATAGAGAAGGGGGAGGATCTCGGTCTAACGAATCCTGGTGCCTCGCCTGCTCTCTTTCTTTGGCATGATCTGCCTCAGTGCAGATTGGACATCTGAAGATATGACAGAAGGCCTTCGTTCTTTTTTCCTTAGACGTTCAGCTTCCCCAGAGACTTTTCTGTAGATGCCATCTACGTAGGAGTGCAACATGCCCCAAGCATCTCTGGTCATTCGTACCTTCTTAGTTGGCACTCTTTTGGGCAGTCTTTTTGGCAGTCTTTTGGGCAACCTTGATCTGGTTCTAGCTGACCGCTTCTGACGTCGGTATCGCTTGACAGATCTCAGTTTTTTCTTTCGGATGATGCGCCTTTTCCTCTTGGTGTGTCCCCTCTTTCGTGGTCGCCTGCTCATTTTTTTCCTTGAAGCCATGGTTTCA containing:
- the LOC132779667 gene encoding uncharacterized protein; its protein translation is MASRKKMSRRPRKRGHTKRKRRIIRKKKLRSVKRYRRQKRSARTRSRLPKRLPKRLPKRVPTKKVRMTRDAWGMLHSYVDGIYRKVSGEAERLRKKERRPSVISSDVQSALRQIMPKKESRRGTRIR